The sequence GATCGTCGGCTTCCTGACGATCTTCGCCTACCCGTTCATCATCGACCGGAACCATTCCTGGATCGATGGTCTGAAGGGGTCGGTGCAGATGGTTACCCAGAACCTGGGGTCCACCCTCCTGCTCGCCCTCGCGCTGTTGGGTATCAACATCGTCGGTGCCCTGCTCTGCGGGCTGGGTCTGTTGATCACGGTTCCGATGAGCGTGGCGGCGTCGGTGTTTGCCTACCGCAGCTTCAGCCAGCAGCCGATCGCACCTCCGGTCTGACGGCGGCGACCTGCACGCAGCGGCCGGGCACTCTCCCCACGGAGAGTGCCCGGCCGCTAGCGTATGCACTATGAGCGAGAACCCTCCCGACGGTGAGCGGCCCGCCGAACAGTCCGGATCCGCACCACCCCCGACGCCTGAGTCCGGTGGTGTGCCGGACGGTGCTGCTAGCCAGCCTCCGGGTGCTGCTGGCCCGCCACCGCCTGGGCCGCCGCCGGGGGCTGCTGGGCCGCCACCGCCTGGCCCGCCGCCGGGACAGTACGGACCGCCGGGCGATCCGTACGGGCACCCGCAAGGCGCCCCGAGCGGCTACCCAGGCTCGCCGCAGGGTGCACCGGGTTACGGCCCGGCCGGCTACCCTCCACTGCCGCCAGAACCTCAGGCCACCGACGGCTTCGGGTACGCCTGGAGGGCATTCACGGCAAACGCCGGCACACTGATCCTCGGCCAGCTTGCCTGGGCGCTGATCGTGGCCGTGATCACCGTGCTGTGGCTCCTGCTGCTCAGCGGTACCGGGCTGATCGCCCTCAACGCAGACTCGGACGCGGCCATCGCTGGCGGAGTGGTTGCCTTTGCTGCCAGCGCCGGCATCGTGCTCGTCGTGACGGTGTTCGTGAGCATCGTCGCCGCAGCTGGGATGAGTAACGCCACGCTGAAGCTGGTCCGTGGTGAGGCGATCACCGTCGCGGACTTCTTCAAGATCCCGAACCTGGGTGCCGTGATCCTGGTGGCGCTGCTGCTCGGCCTCGCCTCCGGAATCCTGAGCTTCACCTTCGTCGGCCCGATCCTGCTCAGTTTCTTCGCGGCCTACATCGTCGTGTTCGCGATCGACCAGCGCCAGGGAGTGTTCGAGTCGATCGGCTCAGGGGTGAAGATGGCCGTCGCCTTCCCGGGCCAGACCATCCTGCTGCTGCTGCTCGCCTACGTGGCGAACATCGTCGGGGCCCTGCTCTGCGGTATCGGAGTGCTGGTCTCGATGCCGCTGACCGCGATCGCCATCGCCTGGCAGTACCGCAGTCAGCTGCCGCTCATGGCTGCTCGGCAGTAACGAAGTCCACCAGCTCTTCCACCCGACCGAGCAGACTCGGCTCCAGGTCGCGGAAGTCCCGCACCTGACTCAGGATTCGCTTCCACCCCCGGGCGATATCCGCCTGGTCGGTGGCCGGCCAGCCGAGAGCACGCAGCGAACCCACTTTGATATCCGTGCCGCGCGGGATGTGCGGCCAGGCCTCCAGGCCCACGCGAGCCGGCTTCACCGCCTGCCACACGTCCACGTACGGATGCCCCACCACCAGCACGTGCTCAGCGCCGAACTTCGCCGTGGCGGCCGCGGCGATCCTGCTCTCCTTGCTGCCTCGGACCAGGTGGTCGGCGAGCACACCGACGCGCCGGCCCGGTCCCGGCCGGAACTGCGCCAAGTGGTCGGCGAGGTTGTCGATGCCCTCCAGCAGCTCGACCACCACACCTTCGATGCGCAGATCGTCGCCCCAGACCTTCTCCACCAGCTCGGCGTCGTGCCGGCCCTCCACCCAGATCCGAGACCCACGGGCGACCCGGGCCTTGGCACCGGCCACAGCCACCGACCCGGATGCCGTCCGGCTCCGCGCCGGCGTCTGCTGAGCGGGTCGATGGGGCACCAACCGGACCGGCTTGCCGTCCACCCAGAACCCGGCTCCCAGGGGGAAGGTGCGCGTCTTGCCGTGGCGGTCCTCCAGCACCACTACGTGCACGCCTCCACTCTTCTCCACCCTCACGATGGCGCCGACCCAGCCGGTCTGCACATCCTCGACCACCAGCCCCGGCTCCGCCGGCGTGTCGGTAGTCTGCGGGCGCCGGGGCGGATGCGGGTCCTCGGCGAGCACGTTGCTGCCATAACGATCGAAACTCACCCGGGCAACGCTAGGCGCAGGCCCGGGGGACCCACGGGAGGCGCGCCACGCTAACCCCCGTACCGGCCACCACCTACCGCGGGGGTGTGGTTGTGGTCGCGAAACGGCCGGATCGCAAGCACAAGCGCACCCCCGCGGGATGGGGGCGCCAGCCGTGCGTGTTCTGGCCCACAGTCAAGTTGGTCTCAGACGCGTAATATTGGCACTCTAGAGGTTCGAGTGCTGATCGGGAGGTGAGGCGAGTGGCGAACGAGCGGCGACGGCAGGTGCTGGGGGCGATCGTGCAGGACTACGTCCGCAGCCGCGAACCGGTCGGTTCCCGCAACCTCGTGGACCGGCACAACCTGGGTGTCTCGCCAGCCACCATCCGTAACGATATGGCCGCCTTGGAGGACGAGGGCTACATCGCCCAACCGCACACCTCGGCGGGCCGGATCCCCACGGACAAGGGCTACCGGATGTTCGTGGACGAGGTCTCGGTGGTCCGGCCGTTGTCCTTGCCTGAACGCCGTGCGATCACCGAGCTGCTCGGTGGCGCGGTGGACCTGGACGAGCTCCTGGAACGCACCGTGCGCCTGCTGGCCCAGCTGACCCAGCAGGTGGCCGTGGTGCAGTACCCCTCGCTGCGCCGTTCGGCGCTGCAGCACGTGGAGCTGGTGCCGACCACCCCGCGGCGCCTGATGGTGGTGATCATCACCGCCAACGGGCGCGTGGCCCAGCGGATGCTGGAGTCCATCGAGGACCTGGACGAACTGCTCCTCGCCGAGCTGCGGGCCCGCATCAACGCCGAGGTGGCTGGGTTGGGCGCCGCCAAGGCACGCGAGCACCTGGCCACCGTGGCCGAGGCGTTCCCACCGGTCGACCGTCCGCTGATCACCGCGATCGTGCAGGCCATCAACGAGACGCTCTCCGAGGACGTCGAGGAACGGATCGTGCTGGCCGGCACGGCGAACCTTGCCCGCTCCGACCTGGACTTCCCCCGCACGATCGGCCCGGTCCTGGAGGCACTCGAAGAACAGATGGTGCTGTTGCGGCTGCTCACCGAGATGGTCGAGGACAGCGCCGACCGACCGTTGGCTGTGCGGATCGGACGCGAGACCCACCATGAGAACCTCGCCGAGACGGCAGTGATCGCCAGCGGTTACGGTGAGGGTGGTGACGCCGTCGGCCAGCTCGGCGTGCTCGGACCCACCCGGATGGACTATCCGACCACGATGGCCTCCGTCCGCGCCGTCGCCCGGTACCTCTCCCGCTTCATGACCGGATGACCGCCTCCGAGCGGCCCCCTCGCACTGCGTCAGCCACGCGGTGCCACCCGCCCCGCGACCTGAGAACCTAGAGAAAGTCACCTGTGAGCGATTACTACGCCGTCCTCGGCGTCTCCCGCGACGCCAGCACCGAGGAGATCAAGCGGGCTTACCGCAAGCTCGCCCGCCAGCACCACCCAGACGTCGCCGGTGCGGACAGTGCCGAGAAGTTCAAAGACATCGCCGCCGCGAACGATGTGCTCTCCAACCCGGAGAAGCGGCGCGCCTATGACATGGGCGGTATGCCCGGGATGGCCGGAGGGGGAGCCGGTGCCGGGTTCGGCTTCTCGGACATCTTCGAGTCGTTCTTCGCCGCGGCGGCTGGTGGCGGCGGGCAACGCGGTCCGGTGTCCCGGGCACGCCGCGGCCAGGACGCGCTGCTGCGGATCGACCTGGAGCTGTCCGACGCCGCGTTCGGTGTGGCCAAGGACATCGAGGTGGACACCGCAGTGATGTGTACCACCTGCCAGGGCTCCTGCTGCCAGCCCGGGACCAGCCCCACCACCTGCGACGTCTGCGGTGGCCGTGGCTCGGTGCAGCGGATGGCGCGTTCGTTCCTCGGCCAGGTGATGACCACCACCGCCTGCGCCGCGTGCTCCGGTTTCGGCACGGTCATCACCAGCCCCTGCCACGAGTGCAACGGCGAGGGCCGGGTGCGGACCCGCCGCTCGGTGCGGGTGAACGTGCCCGCAGGGGTGGACGACGGCACCCGGATCAAGCTCACCGGTCAGGGCGAGGTGGGCCCGGCCGGCGGGCCACCGGGAGACCTGTACGTGGAGGTGCGCGAACGCCGGCACCCGGTGTTCGCCCGCCGCGGTGACGATCTGCACTGCACCGCCGAGGTCCCGATGACCGCTGCCGCCCTGGGCACCGTGCTGGATCTGGAGACTCTCGACGGCGAGCAGGAGGTGGACATCCGGCCCGGCACCCAGCCGGAAGAGGTGGTCACCCTGCGTGGCCTCGGCGTCGGGCACCTGAACGGCAACGGCCGGGGTGACCTGCACGTGCACGTGAACGTCGCAGTGCCGACCAAGCTGGACGAGGAGCAGGAACGGTTGCTCCGCGAGCTCGCCACGTTGCGCAGTGAGGAACGGCCCGAGGCCCGCCTGGCCCCGGCGCACCCGGGGATGTTCTCCCGGCTCCGGGAGAAGCTGCAGGGCAAGTGAGCCTGCCGGTCTTCGTCACCACCCCCGGGGACCTGGACGGCGTCGGTGTCGGTGACGGGTACTCGCTCACCGGTCCGGAGGCCCGGCACGCCGCTGCCGTGATGCGGCTGCGCGCCGGCGAGCAGGTCCAGGTGGTCGATGGTGCCGGTGTGCGCCTGACCGGGGTGGTCTCTACCGTCGACGGCGCAGCTCGCCTGGACCTGGACGTCACCGCCGTAGACCGGGAGCAGGCTCCCGGGTGCCGGATGGTCCTGGTGCAGGCGCTGGCCAAGGGTGGCCGGGACGAGCTCGCGATCGAAGCTGGTACCGAGGTCGGGATGGATCGGGCGATCCCGTGGCAGGCGGCCCGGTCGGTGTCCCGCTGGCGGGGCCCCAAAGCAGCCAAGGGGGTGCAGCGGTGGCGTCAGGTGGTGCTCGCCGCCACCAAGCAGTCCCGGCGTGCGTTCCTGCCCGAGGTGGGCGATCTGCTGGACGGCGAGGAGCTGCTCGCCACCGCTGGTTCCGCCGTCGAGCAGGGGAGTGCTGTGCTGGTCGCGCACGAGAGTGCGGACACTCCGATCGGTAGCTGCGAGATTGGCGCCGACTGCCCCGAGGTGCTCGTGGTGGTCGGCCCCGAAGGCGGCCTGGCCGAAACAGAGGTGGCGGGCCTGCGCGGCGCCGGGGCCCAGGTGGTCCGGCTCGGACCGCATGTGCTGCGCACCTCCACCGCCGGCCCGATTGCGCTCGCCCTGCTCGCTCAGCGGCTGGGCCGCGGGTGAGACCGGACCGTTAACCCTTCTGCCACCTGTGGCCGCGCTCGGTAAGATCGAGAGACGTCCGGAACTCGGATGCCAGCACCACGAACGAGGAGTCACCCAGGGCCACCGGCCCAGCCCATGACCGAGACCAACCCCACCACCGACGACGACCAGCTGCCGGCTGGCGAGGTGCGCCACCAGCTGACCGTCCCCGACCACGTGCCTATGGTGGCTCTGCTCGGACAGCGGGACGAGGTGCTCAAAGCCATCGAGACGGGCTTCCCGCAGGTGGATGTGCACGTGCGCGGCAACCTGATCACCATGACCGGCAATGCCGGGGACGTGGCCCTGACCGAACGGCTCGTCGACGAGCTCACCCAGATCGCCTCCTCCGCCCAGCCGCTCACCGCCGATGCCGTGGAGCGGGCGATCACCATCCTCACCAGCGCCACCACGGACCGGCCGGCGCAGGTGCTGACGATGAACATCCTGTCCAACCGGGGCAAGACGATCCGGCCGAAGACGGTGGGCCAGAAGGACTACGTGGAGTCCATCGATGCGAACACGGTGGTGTTCGGGATCGGCCCGGCGGGTACCGGGAAGACGTACCTGGCGATGGCCAAGGCCGTCCAGGCGCTGCAGGCCAAGCAGGTGAACCGGATCGTGCTTACCCGGCCGGCGGTGGAGGCAGGGGAGCGGCTCGGCTTCCTGCCCGGCACCTTGAACGACAAGATCGACCCGTACCTGCGCCCGCTCTACGATGCCCTGCACGACATGCTCGACCCGGAGTCCATCCCCCGGCTGATGGCCGCCGGCACGATCGAGGTGGCGCCGCTGGCATATATGCGCGGTAGAACTCTTAATGATGCGTTCATCATCCTCGACGAGGCGCAGAACACCTCCGCCGAGCAGATGAAGATGTTCCTCACCCGGCTCGGCTTCGGCTCCAGGATCGTGGTCACCGGGGACGTCACCCAGGTGGACCTGCCCGGTGGCGAGGTCTCCGGGCTGAAGGTGGTGCAGGAGATCCTCGACGGCCTGGACGACGTGGCGTTCTGCGAGCTGACCAGTGCCGACGTGGTCCGCCACCGACTGGTCGCGGACATCATCGACGCCTACTCCCACTACGAGACCCGGCACCGGCAGGCCAGCCCCGACCGGGCGCACCGGCGGCCGGACCGACAGGAACGCCGTCGATGAACACCGCACCGCACCGGCCAGGGCAGGGGAGCCGATGAGCATCGAGGTGACCAACGAGTCCGGCTCCCGGCTGGACGAGGCCGAGTTCGCGCGCCTGGCCCGGCACGTGTTCGACGCGATGGGCGTCCATCCGCAGGCGGAGCTGGAGATCCGGTTCGTGGAGACCGAGGTGATGTCCGAGCTGCATGTGCAGTGGATGGACGAAGAGGGACCGACCGATGTCCTGTCGTTCCCGATGGATGAGCTCCGACCGGGCATCGACGGCGGATTCAGCGACGAGGGCATCCTCGGCTCGATCGTCGTCTGCCCGGTGGTCGCGGCCGACCAGGCACTCACCGCCGGCCACTCCGCCGAGGAGGAGATGCTGCTGCTGACCACGCACGGGATCCTGCACCTGCTCGGCTACGACCACGCCGAACCGGAAGAGGAGAAGGAGATGTTCGACCTGCAGCGCCGGCTCCTGCTCACCTTCCTCGCCAGCCGGTAGCGCCATGCTGGACGCGACAACTGGAGTGGTCTCGGCGGCAGCAGGCGGAATCGGCCTGATGATCGTGCTCGCCTTCTTGGCCACTGTCGTTGCTGCGGTGCTCGCCGCCGCCGAAGAAGCGATCGCCAGGCTGACCCGCGCGGCCGCGCAGGAGTACGCCGCCGAGCACGCGCGCGGAGCGGTGGTGCTGCAGCTCTCCGAGGACCCCAGCCCGGGGATCCGGGCCGCCGGGTACGGCCGTACCCTCGCCGGGATCGTCGCAGCGGTGTGCGTGACGCTGCTGGTCGGAGCGGTGATGCCCCGCTGGTGGCAGATGCTGCTGGTGGCCGCGGCTGTGCTCATCGTGGCCGCCACTGTGCTGGTCGAGGTGCTGCCCCGGACCTTCGGCCGCCGGCACCCGGCACGGACCGTCGCGATGGTCGGTCCCGCGGTCCTGGCCGTGCAGCGCGCGCTCACACCGTTGGCCGGGGCCGTTCGAAGGCTCGGCAGACGTTCCGGGCGCACCCCGGCCGAGGAGCTGCAGGAAGAGAGCGAGAACCTGCGGGACATGGTCGACCGGGTCAGCGAGAGCGACCAGATCGACGAGGACGAGCGGGAGATGCTGCAGTCCGTGTTCGAGCTGGGCACCACCCGGGTGCGGGAGGTGATGGTCCCGCGCACCGATATGGTCACCATCGGCACCGAGGTACCGATCCGCAAGGCGCTCAACCTGTTCGTCCGGTCCGGCTACTCCAGGGTCCCGGTGATCGGCGAATCCGTCGACGACCTGCGTGGGGTGCTCTACCTCAAGGACGCCCTGGCCCGTTCGGTGCTCGACCCCGACGATGGCGCGGTCGCCGTCGACGAGGTGCTCCGGCCGGCGCTGTTCGTCCCGGAGACCAAAGTGGTCGACGACCTGCTGGACGAGATGCGTGATCACTCCGTGCACATCGCCATCGTGGTGGACGAGTACGGCGGGGTGGCCGGGCTGGTGACCGTGGAGGACATCCTCGAGGAGCTCGTCGGTGAGCTCACCGACGAGCACGACCCCTCCGAGGAGGAGGTCCAGACCGAGGAGGACGGCACGTTCGTCGTCCCGGCTCGGCTGGGGCTGGACGAGCTCGGCGACCTGTTCGATACCGAGGTCAACGACGACGAGGTCACCACCGCAGCGGGTCTGCTCACCAAGGCACTCGGCCGGGTCCCGATCCAGGGAGCGAAGGCGGAGACCCACGGCATCTGGCTCGAGGCCTTAGGGTTTCAGGGTCGGCGCCGCCGGCTGCACACGTTGCGGGTGTGGCGCGTCGAGGAGTCGCCCACGGAGTCCGCCAGCGCACCTTCACCCGTCTCGGCGGACAGTCCGGAAGGGACATCACGGTGACCGACCAGAGCAGTACCAGCCCCGCCGAGGATCACGGTGGGGAGTTCCGTGCCGGGTTCGTCTGCGTCGTCGGGCGTCCGAACGCCGGCAAGTCCACCCTCACCAACGCCCTGGTCGGGCAGAAGGTGGCGATCACCTCCGGGCGGCCGCAGACCACGCGGCACGCGATCCGCGGCATCGTGCACCGCCCGGATGCTCAGCTGATCCTGGTGGACACCCCTGGCGTGCACCGGCCGCGTACGCTGCTCGGCGAGCGGCTGAACGAGCTCGTCGTGGGCACGCTCGCCGAGGTGGACGCCGTGGCGCTATGCCTGCCCGCCGACCAGAAGATCGGACCGGGAGACCGGTTCATCGCCCAGAAGGTGGCCGAGGCGCGCACCCCGGTGGTCGCCGTGGCCACCAAGGCCGACACGGTCAGCAAGGGCCGCCTGACCGAACACCTGCTACAGATCGACCAGCTCGGCGAGTGGGCGGACATCGTGCCGGTGTCCGCGGTCTCCGGGTACCAGCTCGATGAGCTCATCGGCGTGTTCCGCTCGCACATGCCGATCTCCCCACCCCTGTACCCGGACGGCGAGCTCACCGACGAACCCGAGCACGTGATGGTCGCCGAGCTGGTGCGTGAGGCCGCCCTGGAAGGCGTCCGCGAAGAGCTGCCGCACTCGCTCGCAGTTGTCGTGGACGAGATCGTCGAACGCGAGCGGCCCGCCAAGGACGGCCGGGCGATGCTGGACGTCCGGGTGAACCTGTTTGTGGAACGCGACTCGCAGAAGGGGATCGTGATCGGCACCAAGGGCGCCCGGCTGCGCGAGGTGGGCACCACCGCCCGGCGCGGGATCGAAGCCCTGCTCGGCGCCGCCGTCTACCTGGATCTGCACGTGAAGGTGGCCAAGGACTGGCAACGCGACCCCAAGCACCTGCAACGCCTTGGCTTCTGAGCCGGATACTCTGACCCGGTGAGATACCGGAAGCTCGCGATGGTGCTGGCCATCGTCATCGGCTTCGGTGTGATCGGGTCGTTGGCCGGGCCGCGCTGGACGCCCCAGCCGCTCGAGTCCACCATCGTCCCGGAGACCCGGGATGTAGCGATTGGGTCCGATGCCGTCACCGACCCGGTCGGCAGCTATGCGGTGGAGCAGGAGACGTTCGACGTCCAGCTCGACGGTGCCACCGTGGCGGCCACCCTCACCTACCCGGTGGATGCCCCCGGCGAGCGGCCGGCGATGTTGTTCATGCACGGTGCCGGTACGGCCGGCAACCTCAACTTCGCCGACCAGGCCCAGGCACTGGCCAGTGCCGGGGTGTACGTGCTGGTCCCGGCCAAGCGGATGGACACCTACACCGCCACCAGCCGCAGCTATCCGGCGATGGCGGAGGACTACCTGGTCTCCTGGCGGATCTTGCGGGACTGGCCGGGGGTGGACCCCACCCAGGTGGGCATCTACGGGGAGAGCGAGGGCGCCTGGATCGCACCGATCGCGGCGGTCAAGGAGCCTGGGGTGGGGTACCTGATCCTGGTGTCGGCGCCGGTGGTGCCGCCCCGGGAGCAGTTCGCGTTCGCCGCCGACTCCTACCTGCGCAACGTCGGGGTGCCGGACGCACTGTTGCGGGCCATCCCACGCGGACTGGGCGCCGATATGCCGGGCGGGGGGTTCGACTATGCGGACTTCGACGCGACACCGTGGCAGCGCCAAGTGAGGCAACCAGTGTTGATGGTCTACGGCACCGATGACACCTCGATGCCCACGATCCAGGGGCCGCTGACGCTGATCGAAGACATCTCCCACGCCGGGAACGAGTCCTACACCGTGCGCTACTTCGACGGTGCGAACCACGGCATCCGGGTCGACGATGAGCTCGCGCCGGGCTTCGTCGGAGTCCTGGCGCGCTGGACCCAGGGCCTGCCGGAGACCGCGATGGCCTCGCCGCGGATCGCCGGGGCGCAACCGGAGCAGGCTTTCCGGGCCGCCCCGGTGGATCATCCCCGCTGGTACGCGAGCGGCGACATGCTGGTGTACACGTTGCTGGCGGCGTTCGTCCTCGTCCTGATCGGGCCACTGGTCTGGGGGACGAGCCGGCTGGTGCGGCGGCCGACTCGAAAGATGCCACCCCCGCTTGCCCGGTACAGTGCTGCGACGGTGATGGCCACGGTGGCGGTGCTGGTGATCTTCGTCGCCTACATCGCGTATGTGGCCAGCCTGGCGCTGAACTACCGGACCGACGATCTGGTGGTGCACGGCGGCTGGCTGCTGCTGCACGTGCTCGGCATCCTGGCCGCCGCCGTGGGGGTGCGTTCGGTCGCCTCGGCCTGGAATGCGTGGCGCACGCTGGGCATGCGGGCGATGAGCGCGGGCGCGCTGGTGATCTGGGGGAGTACCCACGTGGGGGCCGCAGGACTGCTGCTGATCGCGGCCTACTGGGGAGTTTTCCCCACGGTGTTCTAGCGGCACCGGCCGTGCATCGGTCTAGGATCATCGAGGACCACTGGCGGACAGGACGGAAGGACGGCGACGCGTGCAGGTTGCTTGGGGTGCGGCCACCGATGCCGGCGGCCGCCGATCGGCGAACGAGGACGCGGTGCTGGCACAGCCGCCGGTGTTCCTCGTGGCCGACGGGATGGGCGGTCACGTCCACGGCGCGATGGCCTCGGCCACCGTGGTGCGCACGTTCGCGGAGTTCTCCGACGGCTGGCACCCGGACGTGGAGGTGCACGGTGAGGACGTGCTCGCCGCCATCCACACCGCCCAGGCCCGCATCCGCACCGAGCTGTCCGAACGCGGAGGCGGCACGATCACGGCCGGCAGCACAGTCGCCGGAGCGGTGCTGACCGGGCACGAGGGCGCGCCGTACTGGCTGGTGTTCAACGTCGGCGACTCCCGGGTGTACCGGTTCTCCGACCGGGCCCTGGTGCAGGTGAGCGTGGACCACTCGGTGATGCAGGAGATGCTCGACGCCGGGTCCCTGCAGCCGGACCAGGTGGCAGTGTTCACGCACAAGCACGTGATCACCCGCGCGGTGGACTCCGGTAGCGACACCACAGCGGATTTCTGGCTGCTCTCCGCGGGCACCCGGGAACGGCTCGTGCTGTGCACTGATGGTCTGCTCGATGAGATCAGTGAAGAACAGATCGCCGAGGTCCTGGCCGAACAGCCGCTGGCCTCGGCGGCCGCGGATACGCTGCTGGCGGCGGCGATCCAGGGCGGCGCACGCGATAACGTGTCAGTGGTGGTGGTGGACCTCGCCGGCGCCGGTGAACTCGCCCACACGGCGCCGAGGGTGGACGGTGGATCCTCGTCCGAGGCGCTGGGTACTACATTGCCGCGAGAACAAGTGATGCCCACGGAAGGATCGGCATGACAGTGAACCTGACAGCGCGCTACGTCCACGGAGAGTGGACGGCGTTGGTGACCGGGCACGGTACGGCGCTGCTGGATCCGCGCATTGCCACCGAGCAAGTGGAGCAGGTCTGGGCTGCCCTCAGCGAGGGTCGGGGGGTGAGCGGCTGCCTCGAGGTGCTGGCCGCCGACGGGTTTGCGAACCTGCCCGCGTTCGCCCTGGTGCAGCACGGCGAGGACGAACTGCGCGTCCTGGTACGCGGTGAGGTTGAGGTGACCGCAGGGGAATCGACCGTGGGGGCGGCAGGGATCGCCACCTGGCGGGAGGCGCTGCTGCCGGGGCAGCACTATCGGGTGGAGGTCACCGGCGACGGCGCAACTCACCCGGAGTGGCCTCTCTCGGGTGGCGTTGTGCTCGCCTCCCGGGTGGAGTGGCTCGGATCGGCTGGCGGTGCGTCCGGGGCTGCTGGTGCCGCGGCAGTCGCTGAGGACGGCGACGGGTCCGGGGACGAGGCAGGTGATGACGGCGATGGCGACCCTGAGCCGGCCGCCGAGCAGGAGCCAGCCGCCGGCGCAGAGCCGGTAGCCGACGAGGCGGAGTCGGCACCTGGCGACGCCGGCGAGACCGGCGGCGATGACGAGAGCGGCGAGACCGGCGGCGACGACGAGAGCGATGGCGATGAGGTCCGTGACGGCGCTTCAGCGGAAGCGGCACTGGGCATCGGCGCGGCTGTGCCG is a genomic window of Ruania zhangjianzhongii containing:
- a CDS encoding PP2C family protein-serine/threonine phosphatase, with translation MQVAWGAATDAGGRRSANEDAVLAQPPVFLVADGMGGHVHGAMASATVVRTFAEFSDGWHPDVEVHGEDVLAAIHTAQARIRTELSERGGGTITAGSTVAGAVLTGHEGAPYWLVFNVGDSRVYRFSDRALVQVSVDHSVMQEMLDAGSLQPDQVAVFTHKHVITRAVDSGSDTTADFWLLSAGTRERLVLCTDGLLDEISEEQIAEVLAEQPLASAAADTLLAAAIQGGARDNVSVVVVDLAGAGELAHTAPRVDGGSSSEALGTTLPREQVMPTEGSA